The Dethiosulfovibrio peptidovorans DSM 11002 nucleotide sequence CCAAAGAAGCAGGCTAATTCCGATTCTGAGAAGAACTCCAAGACGGAAGTCGGTAAGTCTAGTAAGACGGAGAACGAGAAAATTCAGGATAAAACATCCGACGACGCCTCCGGGCCCGTCGAAGGATAAGTTCGAGAACGGGAGGAATCGTTATGGGACAGGAAGCATTGGGATTGATCGAGACTAGAGGGCTCGTAGCAGCTATAGAGGGAGCGGACGCGATGGTCAAGGCAGCCAACGTCGCACTAATAGGCCAGAGGCTCAGCGGAGCCGGATTGGTGACCGTAATGGTACGAGGCGATGTAGGGGCGGTAAAAGCTGCGGTAGATGCCGGTTGCGCCGCGGCTAGCAGAGTCGGAGAAGTCGTCTCCACTCACGTGATTCCCAGGCCTCACATGGATACGGAGAAGATCCTTCCAGCCGGAGGAGTAGATACCCTCTCCGCATCGAACGACTAGGCGGTGATGTGCGATGGCGATTTCGAGAGAGCTGGTGGACAAAATAGTGAGCGAGATCCTCCAGAGCTTGCCCGAGTCGCGTGTCGAGCATGATCCGGCTCTCGTAGTGGCCGGGGTCAGCAATCGCCACGTTCATCTTTCCAGGAAAGACGG carries:
- a CDS encoding BMC domain-containing protein, which encodes MGQEALGLIETRGLVAAIEGADAMVKAANVALIGQRLSGAGLVTVMVRGDVGAVKAAVDAGCAAASRVGEVVSTHVIPRPHMDTEKILPAGGVDTLSASND